One window of Legionella adelaidensis genomic DNA carries:
- the ugpE gene encoding sn-glycerol-3-phosphate ABC transporter permease UgpE: protein MKVFSRFFSHAILIGFIVLFFLPIYFAVIAASYPGEVMVNDTLPFLPGTLFFTNLKKVFLEGLTAAGGEPIWHMLINSFVMAFTIATGKILLAITSAFALVYFDFPGKRFCFAIIFLTMMLPVEVRIVPTFQLIASMGWLNTYAGLSFPLMASATATFLFRQFFKTVPQELVDAAKIDGAGPFRFFFYILLPVSRTQIAALFIIMFIYGWNQYLWPLVITTAQDKSTIVMGLRYFAGVADQIPQWNYIMSVALLALIPPCFVVVILQKFFEKGLRE, encoded by the coding sequence ATGAAGGTATTTTCAAGATTTTTTTCGCATGCGATTTTAATAGGATTTATTGTCCTCTTTTTTCTGCCAATCTATTTCGCAGTAATTGCGGCAAGCTATCCGGGAGAGGTTATGGTAAATGATACTTTGCCTTTTCTGCCCGGAACTTTATTTTTTACCAATTTAAAAAAAGTATTTTTGGAAGGGTTAACGGCAGCAGGAGGAGAGCCCATTTGGCATATGTTAATTAATAGCTTTGTTATGGCTTTTACCATCGCAACGGGGAAAATCCTCTTGGCGATAACCTCAGCTTTTGCTCTCGTATATTTTGATTTCCCAGGTAAACGGTTTTGTTTTGCCATTATCTTTTTGACTATGATGTTACCGGTGGAAGTGAGGATCGTTCCTACTTTTCAATTAATCGCAAGTATGGGGTGGTTAAATACTTATGCGGGATTAAGTTTTCCTTTAATGGCATCCGCAACGGCTACGTTTTTATTTCGCCAGTTTTTCAAAACTGTCCCGCAAGAGTTGGTGGATGCAGCTAAAATTGACGGGGCAGGGCCGTTTCGTTTCTTTTTTTATATATTATTGCCTGTATCGAGAACACAAATCGCCGCCTTATTTATCATTATGTTTATCTATGGATGGAATCAATATTTATGGCCCTTGGTTATAACTACGGCACAAGATAAATCTACAATCGTTATGGGACTGCGGTATTTTGCGGGTGTGGCTGATCAAATTCCTCAGTGGAACTATATAATGTCAGTTGCGCTCTTGGCACTTATCCCCCCATGTTTCGTAGTTGTAATATTACAGAAATTTTTTGAAAAAGGATTAAGAGAATAG
- a CDS encoding ABC transporter permease subunit — protein sequence MSKFTQKRKKVLWFIVPQLLFTLLFFLWPAFNAIVQSFFYSDAFGLHRHFAGIGNYFEIIFSAEYGYAVWVTFVIAFAITLLTTSFGLSLALLVNRRTKSHALYKSLLLWPYAVAPAIAAILWRFLCHPTLGWLTHLLQKCGIDFNYVIHPYQALLVIILSASWQQFSYNFLFYLAALKMIPNAIQEAAIIDGASSWHRFWQIIFPLLSPTTFFLITMNVIYAFFDTFGVIDILTNGGPEYATSTLVYKAYKDGFIGMDFGSSSAQSIILIVLVVLLTMLQFRYLEKKVHYQ from the coding sequence ATGTCCAAATTCACTCAAAAACGCAAAAAAGTTCTCTGGTTTATTGTTCCCCAGTTACTATTTACGCTGCTTTTTTTCCTCTGGCCGGCATTCAACGCTATTGTCCAATCCTTTTTCTATAGTGATGCGTTTGGTTTACATCGACATTTCGCCGGTATTGGTAATTATTTCGAAATAATTTTCAGTGCGGAATACGGTTATGCGGTTTGGGTTACTTTTGTTATTGCTTTTGCTATTACCTTGTTAACTACCAGTTTTGGACTCTCACTCGCACTTTTAGTAAACAGAAGAACAAAGTCACACGCATTATATAAATCATTATTGCTATGGCCGTACGCAGTAGCCCCTGCTATAGCAGCTATTCTTTGGCGTTTTTTATGTCATCCTACCCTTGGTTGGTTAACGCATTTATTGCAGAAATGCGGCATTGATTTTAATTATGTTATTCATCCCTACCAAGCTTTATTGGTGATAATTTTATCTGCTAGTTGGCAACAATTTAGTTATAATTTTTTATTTTATTTAGCTGCGTTAAAAATGATCCCCAATGCTATTCAAGAAGCTGCGATTATAGATGGGGCCTCTAGTTGGCATCGTTTTTGGCAAATTATTTTCCCTTTGCTGTCCCCAACGACCTTCTTCTTAATCACCATGAATGTGATTTATGCTTTTTTTGATACCTTTGGAGTCATTGATATATTGACCAATGGGGGGCCTGAGTATGCTACTAGCACATTGGTATATAAAGCCTATAAAGATGGTTTTATCGGTATGGATTTTGGTAGTTCTTCTGCTCAATCTATTATTTTAATTGTACTGGTGGTGCTTTTGACAATGTTGCAATTCCGTTATCTTGAAAAAAAGGTACATTACCAATGA
- the clcA gene encoding H(+)/Cl(-) exchange transporter ClcA produces MRKKILILYGLSILLGLLVGIIGSLLQLSINGLTSTLRAWFDFWQGYGVPIVVSSALSSMILVYIAWLLVKWGASEASGSGVQEIEGTLLHQRPIFWRRLLPVKFIGGMLAISAKMVLGREGPTIQIGGNLGEMLGEWFRMNRKRRDTLIAAGAAAGLAAAFNAPLAGVLFVLEEMRNEFNFSFTNFKSVAIATVFSTIASDLIIGAKPAISMEIFNFPPLQQLIYFFIFGIIVGFAGLLFNSSLMKSLSIMDKLSPRFHDVFVLMVGLLVGSLAVYYPETVGGGYEIIERALTITPATTFLAIVLVVRFIATLLSYNTAVPGGFFAPMLAMGTLMGTVCSVFFSWLDPTINPGMFAVAGMGALFSAAVRAPITGIILVVEMTQNYFLILPLMITCLTSTTVVQLAKNAPIYTQLLHRTLRREGINSVGG; encoded by the coding sequence ATGCGTAAAAAAATATTAATTCTTTATGGTTTATCTATACTTCTTGGTTTACTGGTAGGAATAATAGGTTCTTTGCTACAACTATCCATTAATGGTTTAACTTCTACTTTACGGGCCTGGTTTGATTTTTGGCAGGGATATGGCGTTCCCATTGTCGTCTCTTCTGCATTATCCTCTATGATTTTAGTTTATATCGCCTGGTTATTAGTGAAGTGGGGAGCCAGTGAAGCGTCAGGAAGTGGGGTGCAAGAGATTGAAGGTACCCTATTGCATCAACGCCCCATTTTTTGGCGAAGACTGCTGCCTGTAAAATTTATCGGGGGGATGTTGGCTATTTCTGCCAAGATGGTGCTTGGACGCGAAGGACCAACCATTCAAATCGGTGGAAATTTAGGGGAGATGCTAGGGGAGTGGTTTCGGATGAACCGAAAGAGGCGTGATACTTTAATTGCTGCGGGTGCTGCTGCAGGTCTTGCCGCCGCATTTAATGCGCCATTGGCTGGGGTATTATTTGTATTGGAAGAAATGCGTAATGAATTTAATTTCTCTTTTACTAATTTTAAGTCCGTGGCCATTGCCACAGTGTTTTCTACCATTGCAAGTGACTTGATCATAGGAGCCAAGCCTGCTATTTCCATGGAAATCTTTAATTTTCCTCCGCTTCAGCAGCTGATCTATTTTTTTATTTTCGGAATTATTGTTGGATTTGCCGGGTTACTGTTTAATAGTTCCTTAATGAAATCGTTATCTATCATGGACAAACTCAGCCCTCGATTCCATGATGTGTTTGTGTTAATGGTAGGATTATTGGTAGGCAGCTTGGCGGTTTATTATCCGGAAACGGTAGGAGGGGGGTACGAAATAATTGAGCGCGCCTTAACCATTACCCCTGCAACCACCTTTTTAGCTATTGTTTTAGTTGTTCGGTTTATTGCAACCTTGTTGAGTTATAACACTGCAGTTCCAGGCGGGTTCTTTGCCCCTATGCTTGCCATGGGCACTTTGATGGGAACTGTTTGCTCGGTGTTTTTTAGTTGGTTAGATCCCACTATTAACCCTGGTATGTTTGCAGTTGCTGGTATGGGAGCATTATTTTCAGCTGCTGTAAGAGCCCCGATTACCGGGATTATTTTAGTTGTGGAAATGACGCAAAACTATTTTCTTATCTTACCATTGATGATTACTTGCCTGACTTCAACAACCGTAGTGCAGTTGGCTAAAAATGCTCCTATTTATACCCAGTTATTACACCGTACTTTACGCAGGGAAGGAATTAATAGTGTTGGGGGTTGA